Part of the Microcoleus sp. FACHB-68 genome is shown below.
GCTAGCTTCGCCTCAGTTCGACGCTGCTGCGCTTCTTTGTTGTAAAGTTCGCGCCAATGTTCGGCACTCGTATGGGCCGCCTCTCGTTCGGCTTCACGCTCTGCTAATTGCTGTTGCAGAGCTTTAATTTCATCCAACCACTGCTTAACGTCGTGAGTCATATCAATTTTAGATTTTAGATTTTAAATTGTTCTTTGTCTGAACGTGCTTTGTGTCCTTATTTAAGGATGCCCATAATGAATGACGAAGGACAAAGAATTGATAAGTAATAATAATCTTAAATCGAAAATGCTATCAACTCGCTTTTTCCGGTTCTTTCGCCACCTGAATTTGGCAACACTGCGGGAAATTATCAAGCGCGTGGGGGAACAGCGATTAGCCGGCTTATCGGCGGAAATGGCCTATAACGCGATGTTAGCCATTTGTCCGGCGATTTTGGCGTTTTTAGCGGCAATTGGGCTGTTTGAATCATTGCAATCAACGATTTACGACCTGGCGCGTCAGGTCGCTAAGTTCGCCCCGGATGATGTTCGCATTCTGATTCGCAGTTTGATCCAAGAGCTTAGCATTACGAGAAATCAAAGGCTGTTTTCTTTGAGCTTTATTGCCTCGCTCTGGGCATTTTCGGGTGCCCTGAGCGCGGCGATGGCCGCCCTTGATCAAATTTATCAAATTCCTCCCTCTCAAACTCGACCGTTTTGGCTAGCCAAATTGGTTTCTCTCGCTCTCACCCTTGGGACGATTTTGCTGCTGATCAACGCCTCAGCCTTGGTGTTTATTAGTGACCTGATCGTGCGATTGGTTGCCAGCCAAGGTGATGATACCGTGGAGTATGGATTACTGAGACTTTGGCGGCTGTTTACCT
Proteins encoded:
- a CDS encoding YihY/virulence factor BrkB family protein, whose amino-acid sequence is MLSTRFFRFFRHLNLATLREIIKRVGEQRLAGLSAEMAYNAMLAICPAILAFLAAIGLFESLQSTIYDLARQVAKFAPDDVRILIRSLIQELSITRNQRLFSLSFIASLWAFSGALSAAMAALDQIYQIPPSQTRPFWLAKLVSLALTLGTILLLINASALVFISDLIVRLVASQGDDTVEYGLLRLWRLFTWPVALGIVSVAFGFIYRYGPSRWPAGTPVMPGAVLAAVFWAILSGLFRLYVSHFGNYNRTYGIVGAVIVLLLWLYLSSLMMLIGAQLNVTVGEVMRRPQYGKRK